One Brassica napus cultivar Da-Ae chromosome C4, Da-Ae, whole genome shotgun sequence genomic region harbors:
- the LOC106434537 gene encoding mavicyanin-like codes for MAWINSKLFFTSLMILVALIGVGVGGTVHKVGDSSGWTMMGVDYQAWASSRTFQVGNSLVFEYNNEFHDVTEVTPHDFELCYSSNPLARYQTGSDTVTLTKRGFQHFICGVPGHC; via the coding sequence ATGGCTTGGATCAATAGCAAACTTTTCTTCACTTCTCTTATGATTCTTGTGGCACTTATTGGGGTTGGAGTAGGAGGAACGGTTCACAAAGTCGGCGACTCGAGCGGATGGACCATGATGGGTGTGGATTACCAAGCTTGGGCTTCTTCAAGAACTTTTCAAGTAGGAAACTCACTGGTCTTCGAATACAACAACGAGTTCCACGACGTCACTGAAGTCACTCCCCATGATTTCGAGCTATGCTACTCGTCTAATCCGTTAGCGAGGTACCAAACTGGATCAGACACGGTAACTCTAACCAAACGAGGATTTCAACACTTCATATGCGGAGTTCCTGGTCACTGCTGA
- the LOC106434535 gene encoding mavicyanin-like, with protein MAWINSKLFFTSLMILVALMGVGVGGTVHKVGDSSGWTMMGVDYQAWASSRTFQVGDSLVFEYNNEFHDVTEVTPHDFELCYSSNPLARYQTGSDTVTLTKPGFQHFICGVPGHCDIGQKLHILVFPASLGPVAAPVPGPVRSPSSSMSPSPSPLATSPTNAPQYQMGPSPL; from the coding sequence ATGGCTTGGATCAATAGCAAACTTTTCTTCACTTCTCTTATGATTCTTGTGGCACTTATGGGGGTTGGAGTAGGAGGAACGGTTCACAAAGTCGGCGACTCGAGCGGATGGACCATGATGGGTGTGGATTACCAAGCTTGGGCTTCTTCAAGAACTTTTCAAGTAGGAGACTCACTGGTCTTCGAATACAACAACGAGTTCCACGACGTCACTGAAGTCACTCCCCATGATTTCGAGCTATGCTACTCGTCTAATCCGTTAGCGAGGTACCAAACTGGATCAGACACGGTAACTCTAACCAAACCTGGATTTCAACACTTCATATGTGGAGTTCCTGGTCACTGCGACATAGGACAAAAGCTTCACATCCTCGTCTTTCCGGCCTCGTTGGGTCCAGTGGCTGCTCCAGTTCCGGGACCAGTCAGATCACCAAGCTCTTCTATGTCTCCTTCACCTTCTCCCTTGGCTACTTCACCAACCAATGCTCCACAATATCAGATGGGACCATCACCTCTTTGA